A window of the Thalassospira indica genome harbors these coding sequences:
- a CDS encoding HIT domain-containing protein, whose protein sequence is MNNAFTLHPQLAADTTLVTDGPLSHVLLMNDARYPWLILVPRRPDLVDYDDLSTEDRKILGDEVAAVSSVIKRRFDAFKTNVAMLGNMVPQLHCHVIGRFKDDAVWPGPVWGVGTAKPYDEDEGRDRLAALRADLISAFKHL, encoded by the coding sequence ATGAATAACGCATTCACCCTTCATCCCCAGCTTGCCGCCGATACCACCCTCGTCACCGACGGGCCGCTATCGCATGTGCTTTTGATGAATGATGCGCGTTATCCTTGGCTCATTCTTGTACCCAGACGCCCCGACCTTGTCGATTATGACGATCTGAGTACGGAAGATCGCAAAATCCTGGGCGATGAAGTGGCTGCCGTTTCAAGCGTCATCAAACGTCGCTTTGATGCCTTCAAAACCAATGTCGCGATGCTGGGTAATATGGTGCCGCAGCTTCATTGCCACGTCATTGGCCGCTTCAAGGACGACGCCGTATGGCCAGGCCCGGTTTGGGGTGTTGGCACCGCCAAACCCTATGACGAAGACGAGGGCCGTGACCGTCTGGCCGCCCTTCGTGCCGATCTGATATCGGCCTTCAAGCATCTTTGA